gaaagtgaggaagccaggcagcaaagttgtcaaggaattgggaggttggtccaggggggcgatagataactgccgctttgagagagaggggggagaacaggtgcatgcagtggacttcaaaggaagaaaaggagagagatggaaatggagataggtactgataggagcaggagggggagagtaagatgccaacaccgccaccatgtctctcacctggcctaggtgtgtggctaaagtgaagaccaccatgagtgagagcagcaatggaagtagtgtcagaggaagatagccaggtttcagtaattgctaaaaggttaaaagtgttggaaacaaacaggtggtggacagttgtaagtttgttgcaaacagagtgagcattccagagggcacaagaaaagagaggggataggcgctgtgtgttaatggagatgagattgttggtattgcgtgacctagaatttttgcagtgggagacggagcgagagtgtaaaagtgtggtgattgttgcagggccagggttaggagagacatcaccagcagcaagcagtagtagcagtgagagtgacagaaggtgagagtgagatttgtaggagcatgAACGACTAGaaacaggagagttagagggggaagtgtttctaaggaaacagagtagttcatgagaggacagcataggggatgagagaagggagggagagatgtggatagtgtggggattgttgttgtagggacatgcagtgatttttaggagaagggcagacagagagagcagaaaagacaaGGATAGCATTGTGTAGgcgtatagttattaagtttacctgttagttggtctgcagtttcaacctccagtttctaactccagtgagtaactctgccacttttaatcaaagagccacGTTAGACTCAGAGAGCCAACGCTCAAATGAGCTTATGGCTTGCAATATGAAGTAATGAGTGTAATGGAATAATTTTGTGCAGCTGATTAAAAGAAGTTGGGCtagccaggagttacacacttgcaaattagaggggggggggggtggcaggatTCATTACAATTATACAAAGTATATGATAAAATTATTACAGGTAGACAATATGGACACAGAGCAAATGGTTACCAGagattcaaacaggaattaaagggacatttaacagcagccaggtagacagtggcagaagacattaccagagattcaaacaggaattaaagggacatttaacagcagccaggtagacagaggcagaagacattacctatagagagatgagatgaagtagcattagaagcagtgtggatgtagatgaactccagtgagtaactccgccacttttaatcaaagagccactttagactctttgattttaataaaataaaacacaaatactaccttatttactgcatgtaattaaactttgtattctaaagtatttaagcattcaacaagcgtacggtcactggaaaataggattgttgtatgtggttgtgcaataaagctacttttttttaatgtgcctttagtgggaagctactttaatgataagtctctatcttatttagggtttcaaggtgtccaatatataactgggaggaggGGTGGTGGCGCAGAAGAGCGTGAAGCCACCTCCcttaaattagtttttgcaggttgggatgtctgtaatagGCAGAAACAGGTGCCCCTCTATGgagggcacctgtaggcacatgcctactctgcctaattataAATCCGGCCCTGGTGAGTAGTAATCATGCTACTGTAGTTCTATGCAGGAGTTAAATGTCCCTATTAATCAAAGGGACATGGAATGCAGCCTCTTTCTTTCATGAATAAgatatatatgcctcttttcattggctcacacaatctgatcagctagcacccagtagtgaattgatgctcctttaacaaaggataccaagaaaatgaagcaaattagataatataagtaaattgtattctctatttgattatgaaagaaaaatgtggggtttaatatCCCCTTTTCTGTGTTTCTAGCATGTTgcagttgtaattgttttaactgatTATCAAAAGGTTTTTCTTTACGGTTCAAAATGTCATGCATTGGGCACTTGATGCAGCTAtagatgttaaagggccataatacccaaatgttgaaacacttgaaagtgatgcagcatagctgtaaaaagctgactagaaaatatcacctgaacatctctatgtaaaaaagaaagatattttacctcaaaagttcctcagtatccacatctaagcagcaaatcagtatgtctgtcccgggacagccgaagggttgagcctcgtgcactctcatgttatttccctattcagtgtaaggaagtttacaacaaaatctcatgagagttaagtcaaatctcatgagataacagtaaaagagttcatgacctcagcactgctgatgctgattggctgctgttcatttcttcattttttattttttttaactgcagctgggcagtaactgaagtataactttttacacagaacttactctgctgagctgaggaaattgtgaggtaaaatatcttccttttttacatagagatgctcaagtgatattttcttgtcagctttttacagttatactgcatcagtttcaagtgatttagcatatgagtattatgtccctttaatgccaggaACACCCACTAAAGAAAATATAGGTGAAGGGAGGAACAATACATTTCCAAAACAATTTCACATTTACAAGTCCTGTTACCAACCAAAGAAGCCCAGTGAGATAAGATCTCATCCATCATTATAGTTTTGTGCACTACGGTCTTACTTAGTTTTAACTATTTCTTATCAGTAGTATGAACAGTTCACTATAGTGACCTAGAGATAAATTGTATATACGACTTAATATCAATAACAAGTCCAAAATGCATAACCCTGAAAATGCAGAGTAAAATGTTCATGTGAAGATTGTAAACGTGATTTAAGAAAAGTCATATTTCACTAGCATCACTACCTAAGTGTGGCAAATGGCTATACACCAATGGAAATATTAGATGTATCATTGGAATATTAACATAACATAGAAAACTTCATAGTATTTTAACAATCAAACACCATAACTGCACATTACACATGAATATTCGAATGCTCTATATTCCGTAATTAAATGTTACCACTCTGTTCAAATGACAACAGCCATTTGCCCATCTCTAGAAATTGTCACAATCCGTTCCAGCATGTTTATCTTCAGATAAGACTTGGAGTTCTGAAGATCTTCTGTTCTTTAACCCTGAATGTTTGGCTTTGTGCCTTGTTAGGTGAGCTGCTCGTGAGAATGTTTTTCCACAATCCTGACAGTGAAAGGGCCTCTCTCCGGTGTGAACCCTTGAGTGCTGTGCTAGCTGAGACTCATGCCTAAAAGCTGTTCCACAGTCTGGGCAGAGATAAGGCTTGTCCCCCAAGTGCACTTGCTGATGCCTCTTCAGAGTAGAGGAACGTGCAAAGGCTTGGCCGCACTGAGAGCAACCAAATGGACGGTCGCCACTATGGATTCTCTGGTGCCGGACAAGTCGAGAAGACTGTGCAAAAGTCATACCACAGTCACCGCAACGAAAAGGTCTCTGGCCAGAATGTAGTGTCTGGTGCTCAAACAAATTAGAGGACTTGGTGAAGCATTTCCCACAGATGGAGCAGGAGAATGGGCGCTCTCCTGTGTGTACACGCTGGTGTTCAACCATACGACTGGCAACAGCAAATTCTTTACCACAGTCTGGACAATGAAATGGTTTTTCCCCTAAATGTGTACGCTGGTGTCTGAGCAAGGACAGTGGTTTGTTAAATGTTTTGCCACATTCCCCACAAGGGAACGGCTTGTCATTACTGTGCATGTTACGTTGGTGCTTGTGAAGGTCAGAAGAGCGCACAAAAGCTTTACTGCACTCACTGCAGCAGTACGGCTTCTCCCCAGTGTGAGTGCGAATGTGCTTACGGTAGTCAGAGGACCATGTGTAAGACTTAACACAGAAAGGGCACTTGTACGGCCTCTCACCTGTATGCAACCGGCGATGCTGTTGCAAGGTACCCTGGTGGGAATAAGCTTTGCCACAAAGTTCACAAGCATAGGGTTTTGCGCCACTGTGTGTTTCGATGTGGCTCAGCAGGTTGCTGGACTTCTTAAATGAGCTATTGCACTGAGAGCATTTATATGGACGTTCTTTATCCTTACTCTCACCACACACTTGGTCAAAGACTGGTGCATTAATAGTTTTTACCTGTGAGGACCCTTTACTAAGTCTTGGGGAGGACTTTTCCTCTTCTGTTGGATCAAGATCAAGATCTACAGTTACAATGCTGCACTGGTCCTCAAGAGAATCAGGATGGTGCCCTGTAACCAGGGTTTGAATGTTGAAGTTGTGCTCTTTTGCATCTTCTCCTTGGATATTTCCATCTATGTCATCATCCAGTGCCATATCATCTTCATTATCACTCTCACAGCTGTTATTATCTACATCTACAAGCATGTTAAGCTTCTTAGCAACCCCATAGGAATTTATTAGAGTAAATGTCTCATAGAGTTGGGGATCATCTTTTCTTCCACTCCTGTCAGTGTGGGGTCCAGACTTGGTATTCTCATGACCTTTATGGATATCAATACCATCCTCACTATTGTCATCACACAACATGTCCACATTGAATCGTTCCTTTCTAAGATGTCTTATTTGTGCCAAAAGCTTTGAGGGACGTGCTGTACATGTTTTTCAATTCAAAGGGGCAgctgaaaaaaaatgttaaaagtcaGCCTATAAAATAATATCTCTGTGTCCTGATTACTCACCCACATAGGCAATGTTGGCTTTTATCAAAAAGATTCATACGACAAATCATTATATCAAAGATATATCAAATAATAGCATTATGGTTCTCTTTCTAAGGCAATTTGCCAAACCCTGCATTAGTTCactgttaatttattaaattaaagggacactaaacccattttttttcatgatttagatagagcatggaattttaagcaactttctaatttactcctattataaatttttctttgttctcttgctttagattttattttgacatttagccaccaataagcaagcacaacccaggttctgaaccaaaaatggacaggctcctatgctatacattcctgctatttaaataaagatagcaagagaacaaagaaacattgatgttatgagtatattagaaagttgcttaaaattgctgctctatctgaatcctgaaaattttttgggtttagtgtccctttaagcaaaattgcAATTAAAGGAGCACATTTTTAGATAAGCattttgtaaatattaaatattgcaaATGGTCTGCAtacaaaagaaatattttaaaatcatttaactGTTTGCATTTTGTTATCACAATTTgcagttttgcagtccagggacatagtcttttaaaacattttatttccaCTGCTGAGGCCAACTAGGGATAGatataaaaaagctattaaataaTCAAACAATTACTGTCTAGAAGTAGGTCTAGTGTATGCACTTCCAAATCGGGTGGGAACTGAAAAAAGGCAATATTCATAGTCAAACtacaggaaaatggggcaaaaataaataacaaatctatattacaacattttttaactattaaataaacattttatagaaagttTTATGTATTATACATTTATAATTGAGTTTTAtatccatttttttaaattgtatatccatttttttaaattgtatatccatttaaaggaacagtaaacactttgagatggttatataaaattataaataaatataaataaatatataaaaaaacaactctgcaatatgctttcattatttattttgtccccttttcctgcaattacattctgaaactgtgagctattcagttcctgttaaaaatggaagtgctgaacactgttatattacacacagccattggctgcacactctagtgaccttttataactgtccctaattggccacagcagagaagatatcctaagctcccattgttttataggcctctagttatcaagctccgtaaggagcttgatggcccctgtttctggcgagtcttcagactcgccagaaacagcagttatgaagcagtggttacaaagaccgctgctccataacctgtccgcctgctctgagcaggcggacagacatcgccggaaatcaacccgatcgagtacgatcgggttgattgacacccccctgctggcggccgattggccgtgagtctgcagggggcggcgttgcaccagcagctcttgtgagctgctggtgcaatgctgaatacggcgagcgtattgctcgccgtattcagcgaggtctggcaaggcaagaagtgagcgtagagcaaaactgagctccataccgcactccaataccagcgctgcggtgagctgcggtaagaTGGttttacgatttccccatagacatcaatggggagagccggctgaaaaaaagtctaacacctgcaaaaaagcagcgtaaagctcagtaacgcagccccattgatttctatggggaaacaaaatttatgtttacacctaacaccctaacatgaacccatagtctaaatacccataatcttacacttattaacccctaatctgccgccaccgacatcgccgacacctacattatacttattaacccctaatctgctgcccccaacatcgccgacacctacattatatttagtaacccttaatctcccgcccccaatgtcgccgcaacctacctacacttattaacccctaatctgccgcccctaacatcgccgccactataataaacatattaacccctaaaccgccgcactcccgcatcgcaaacactagttaaatattattaacccctaatctgccgcccctaacatcgccgccacctacctacatttattaacccctaaacctaagtctaaccctaacaccccctaatttaaatataattaaaataaatctaaataaaaattactatcattacctaaataattcctatttaaaactaaatacttacctataaaataaaccctaagctagctacaatataactaatagttacattgtatctagtttagggtttatttttattttacaggcaagtttgtatttattttaactaggtagactagttactaaatagttaataattatttactaactacctagctaaaataaatacaaatttacctgtaaaataaaacctaacccgagttacactaacatctaaccttacactacaattaaataaattacctaaattaaatacaattacctaaattacaaaaaaacactaaattacaaaaaatttaaaaagaaattatcagatatttaaactaattacacctaatctaattgccctatcaaaatacccccccccccccaattaaaaaaaaacctagcttaaactaaactaccaatagcccttaaaagggccttttgcgggacattgtcccaaagaaatcagctcttttacctgtaaaaaaaatacaaacacccccccaacagtaaaacccaccacccacacaaccaaaccccaaataaaatccaaactaaaaaaacctaagctccccattgccctgaaaagggcatttgtatgggaattgcccttaaaagggcatttagctatttttcaattgcccaaaccctaacctaaaaaaaaaaaacacccaataaacccttaaaaaagcctaacactaacccccgaagatccacttacagttttaaaaactggacatccatcctcaacgaagccggcagaagtggtcctccagacgggcagaagtcttcatccagatagcatcttatatcttcatccttccgtcgcggagcggctccatcttcaaggcatccagcgcagaattctatcagccaatcggaattcaagggacgccatcttggatgacgttatttaaaggaaccttcattctggaagaagacttcgattgaagaggatgctccgcgccggatgtcttgaagatggaggcgctccgcgtcggaagaatgaagatagaagatgccgtctggatgaagacttctgcccgtctggaggactacttctgccggcttggatgaagacttctcccggcttcgttgaggacttcttgccgcttagatgaagacctctcccggcttcgttgaggatggatgtccggtcttcaaaactgtaagtggatcttcggggggttagtgttaggcttttttaagggtttattgggtgggttttattttaagcttagggtttgggcaattgaaaaagagctaaatgcccttttaagggcaatgcccatacaaatgcccttttcagggcaatgggtattttaggattttttaattaggattttatttggggggttggttgtgtgggtggtgggttttactgttggggggttgtttgtatttttttttacaggtaaaagagctgatttatttggggcaatgccccgcaaaaggcccttttaagggctattggtagtttagtttaggctaggcggGGTTTATTTTGGTGTaatttaggtgtaattaatttaaatatctgataatgtcttttttattttgtgtaatttaggtaattttatttaatgtaggtaatttatttaattgtatgtaaggttaggtgttagtgtaagacaggttaggttttatattacaggtaaatttgtatatattttagctaggtagttagtaaatagttaataactatttagtaactattctacctaggtaaaataaatacaaacttgcctgtaaaataaaaataaaccctaagctagacacaatgtaactattagttatattgtagctagcttagggtttatttcataggtaagtatttagtttgtagcgtaaaactcataactactgactttagattgcgttatgaatcttgcgggataggctgtaccgctcactttttggcctcccagaaaaagcttgtaatattggcgctatggaagtcccattgaaaaaagactttacgcaaattgcgtaagttaatttgtgttacggacaaaaaagtgtgcggtgcccctaaacctgcaagccttaacgctgctttttccctcataccgcaaaactcgtaat
This portion of the Bombina bombina isolate aBomBom1 chromosome 10, aBomBom1.pri, whole genome shotgun sequence genome encodes:
- the ZNF648 gene encoding zinc finger protein 648; its protein translation is MLCDDNSEDGIDIHKGHENTKSGPHTDRSGRKDDPQLYETFTLINSYGVAKKLNMLVDVDNNSCESDNEDDMALDDDIDGNIQGEDAKEHNFNIQTLVTGHHPDSLEDQCSIVTVDLDLDPTEEEKSSPRLSKGSSQVKTINAPVFDQVCGESKDKERPYKCSQCNSSFKKSSNLLSHIETHSGAKPYACELCGKAYSHQGTLQQHRRLHTGERPYKCPFCVKSYTWSSDYRKHIRTHTGEKPYCCSECSKAFVRSSDLHKHQRNMHSNDKPFPCGECGKTFNKPLSLLRHQRTHLGEKPFHCPDCGKEFAVASRMVEHQRVHTGERPFSCSICGKCFTKSSNLFEHQTLHSGQRPFRCGDCGMTFAQSSRLVRHQRIHSGDRPFGCSQCGQAFARSSTLKRHQQVHLGDKPYLCPDCGTAFRHESQLAQHSRVHTGERPFHCQDCGKTFSRAAHLTRHKAKHSGLKNRRSSELQVLSEDKHAGTDCDNF